One window from the genome of Nitrosospira multiformis encodes:
- a CDS encoding glutathione S-transferase family protein, with the protein MGLLVNGEWVDEWYDTTTTGGSFVRTTAQFRNWITSDGHAGASGMGGFAAEAGRYRLYVSLACPWAHRTLIFRALKGLEDMIGVSVVNPYMGDHGWTFEQAPGVVADPVQQARYLYEVYLRAAPDYTGRVTVPVLWDLQRDMIVSNESSEIIRMLNRAFDDIGAAEGDYAPNALLPQIDEINARIYDTINNGVYKTGFATQQQVYESALRELFESLDELEQCLSRQRYLLGDRVTEADWRLFTTLLRFDAVYHGHFKCNLRRLVDYPNLWDFTRELYQWPGIAATVNMQHIKEHYYRSHPTINPNGIVPVGPILDFSHPHSRDRLQVFNPIL; encoded by the coding sequence ATGGGATTACTGGTCAATGGCGAGTGGGTCGATGAATGGTACGATACCACGACGACGGGTGGCAGTTTTGTCCGTACCACCGCGCAATTTCGCAACTGGATCACATCCGATGGGCACGCCGGGGCGAGCGGTATGGGCGGTTTTGCCGCCGAGGCGGGGCGCTATCGCCTGTATGTGTCGCTGGCCTGCCCCTGGGCGCATCGCACGCTGATTTTTCGTGCGCTGAAAGGGCTGGAGGATATGATTGGGGTATCGGTGGTCAATCCCTATATGGGTGATCACGGCTGGACGTTTGAACAGGCGCCGGGTGTCGTGGCAGACCCGGTACAGCAGGCGCGCTATCTCTACGAGGTTTATTTGCGCGCCGCGCCTGATTATACGGGCAGGGTGACTGTGCCGGTACTGTGGGACTTGCAGCGCGATATGATTGTCAGCAATGAATCTAGCGAGATTATCCGTATGCTGAATCGGGCGTTCGATGACATAGGCGCCGCGGAAGGGGATTATGCGCCCAACGCGCTGCTGCCGCAGATCGATGAGATCAACGCGCGTATCTACGACACCATCAACAATGGTGTATATAAGACGGGTTTTGCCACTCAGCAGCAGGTCTATGAGAGTGCCCTGAGGGAGCTTTTCGAATCTCTGGATGAACTTGAACAGTGCCTTTCCCGGCAGCGCTATCTGCTGGGTGACCGTGTTACCGAAGCCGACTGGCGATTATTTACGACGCTGCTTCGTTTTGATGCGGTTTACCATGGCCATTTCAAATGTAATCTCAGGCGGCTGGTGGACTACCCGAACCTCTGGGACTTTACCCGCGAGCTATATCAATGGCCAGGCATCGCCGCGACGGTGAATATGCAACACATCAAGGAGCACTATTACCGCAGTCATCCCACGATCAATCCCAATGGCATTGTGCCCGTGGGCCCGATTCTGGATTTCAGCCACCCTCACAGCCGCGATAGACTGCAGGTTTTTAATCCGATCTTGTGA
- the pelG gene encoding exopolysaccharide Pel transporter PelG: MTSIGSEIRKILGRDSYWSVLRAYGYAGLVSGGPWVLSILSIMMIGILAVILGVAQGEVNAFQICVTYLMAGSLIWTGGMQLMFTRFVADQTYANNKAEVLPNLFGVLLVTMAGGAAWAAPFIFWSFDGPFIQELLLLSNFVVLSGLWITLIFLSGMKAYRRIVWTLVKGYSLGIVVALAASSWALNGLLLGVLIGHGYLLFSFLHHIVREYPGRSLLKFDFFRSRSNFYILFAVGTLYYLAVWVDKFIFWFVPVTSEAVIGPLRASIIYDLPIFLAYLFILPGMAVFLVTMEADFAEQHERFYRAVREGDTLMHIEYRRDQMVYAARQGIYEIFKVQGLTVVLCLLWGRELLQAVGISPLYIHLFYIDVVAVSVQVLLMAILNVLFYLDARKEVLFITACFFITNLVFTFATLHLGAETFGYGFAASVTLSAFLSLFILSRKFNRLEYETFMLQN; the protein is encoded by the coding sequence ATGACAAGCATAGGTTCCGAAATTCGTAAAATCCTGGGGCGCGACAGCTACTGGTCGGTATTGCGTGCCTATGGCTATGCAGGTCTCGTCAGCGGCGGACCCTGGGTGCTTTCCATCCTGAGCATCATGATGATCGGCATTCTTGCCGTCATCCTGGGTGTCGCACAGGGCGAAGTCAACGCCTTCCAGATTTGTGTGACCTACCTGATGGCGGGTTCGTTAATCTGGACCGGTGGCATGCAATTGATGTTCACGCGTTTCGTCGCGGATCAGACTTATGCAAATAACAAGGCCGAGGTGCTCCCAAACCTGTTTGGGGTACTGCTGGTCACGATGGCGGGAGGGGCCGCGTGGGCTGCACCTTTCATTTTCTGGTCTTTCGACGGGCCGTTTATTCAGGAGTTGTTGCTGCTAAGTAACTTTGTCGTACTGAGCGGCCTGTGGATCACGCTAATCTTCCTGTCGGGAATGAAAGCCTATCGACGTATCGTCTGGACATTGGTCAAAGGCTATTCTCTTGGCATTGTCGTGGCGCTCGCGGCATCTTCATGGGCGCTGAACGGCTTATTGCTGGGAGTGCTGATCGGCCATGGTTACCTGTTGTTTTCATTTTTGCACCATATCGTGCGTGAATATCCAGGCCGCTCGCTGCTCAAGTTCGATTTTTTTCGTAGTCGCAGCAATTTTTATATTTTGTTCGCGGTCGGCACCCTTTATTATCTGGCGGTTTGGGTTGATAAATTCATTTTCTGGTTTGTGCCGGTTACCTCCGAGGCGGTCATCGGGCCATTGCGGGCATCCATTATTTACGATCTTCCCATTTTTCTTGCTTATCTGTTCATTCTGCCGGGCATGGCGGTATTTCTGGTGACCATGGAAGCCGATTTCGCCGAACAGCATGAACGCTTTTACCGTGCTGTCCGGGAGGGCGACACGCTCATGCATATAGAATATCGGCGCGATCAGATGGTGTATGCCGCGCGGCAGGGTATCTACGAGATTTTCAAGGTACAGGGATTAACGGTCGTGTTGTGTCTGCTATGGGGCAGGGAGTTGTTGCAAGCGGTGGGTATCTCTCCACTGTATATACATTTGTTCTATATCGACGTCGTCGCGGTCAGCGTGCAGGTATTGCTGATGGCGATACTCAACGTGCTTTTCTATCTAGACGCGCGCAAGGAAGTGCTGTTCATTACGGCATGCTTCTTCATCACGAATCTGGTATTCACCTTTGCCACATTGCATCTGGGGGCGGAGACGTTCGGTTACGGCTTTGCCGCCTCGGTAACGCTATCCGCTTTTCTTAGTCTGTTTATCCTGTCACGCAAATTCAATCGGCTGGAGTATGAAACGTTTATGCTGCAGAACTAG
- the pelF gene encoding GT4 family glycosyltransferase PelF, producing MNHGDGIGGVQHTRITRTSEAVADIALLLEGTYPYVRGGVSAWVHQIISGLPEIRFAVIFIGGDQKMYGPAQYQFPPNVTHAEAHYLLHPDKPLKASARKGNRRAFSEMAELHTHMRQLVPLSGEEMTSAFSRLGSAEGVSEKDFLYSEASWDYITQQYRERCTEPSFVDYFWAIRAMHAPLFILADIAAKLPPVRAVHAISTGYAGLLGAMIRLQRGIPFVLTEHGIYTKERKIDLAQATWIHDHSDDVCNTLHDEMGYIRGLWIKFYEQIGRMAYMQASPIVSLYEGNRLRQIADGAAPEKTRVITNGINLQRYQTALEKRPDGIPPVLGLIGRVVPIKDIKTFIRTMRMLVNERSDALGWIVGPEDEDPSYVNECKELVTSLGLKDHVKFLGFQNVAEILPQLGLMVLTSISEALPLVLLEAFASGVPCLATDVGSCRELIEGSGEEDRALGAAGSVVFIADPEGAAKAALELLNNTARWRAAQQAGLERVKRYYDDRLMFDSYQNLYMRALDVAEPSLSTPVPA from the coding sequence ATGAATCACGGCGATGGGATAGGGGGGGTACAACATACGCGGATAACGCGGACGAGTGAGGCGGTGGCCGATATTGCCTTGTTGCTGGAAGGCACCTATCCCTATGTCCGGGGGGGTGTATCCGCGTGGGTGCACCAGATTATCAGCGGCTTGCCGGAAATCCGTTTTGCCGTCATCTTTATCGGCGGTGATCAAAAGATGTATGGCCCCGCGCAGTATCAATTTCCGCCGAATGTGACGCATGCCGAAGCGCACTATTTACTGCACCCCGATAAACCTCTTAAGGCAAGCGCGCGCAAGGGCAATCGCAGGGCTTTTTCGGAGATGGCTGAACTGCATACGCATATGCGTCAACTCGTTCCGCTGTCGGGCGAGGAAATGACTAGCGCATTTTCCCGGCTGGGTTCCGCGGAAGGTGTCAGCGAAAAAGATTTTCTATATAGTGAAGCTTCGTGGGACTACATTACGCAGCAATACCGGGAGCGTTGCACGGAGCCCTCGTTCGTCGACTATTTCTGGGCCATACGCGCCATGCACGCTCCGCTGTTCATCCTGGCGGATATCGCTGCCAAATTGCCGCCTGTTCGGGCTGTGCACGCCATTTCGACCGGCTATGCCGGATTGCTGGGCGCGATGATTCGTCTGCAGCGCGGTATTCCGTTTGTGCTGACCGAGCATGGCATCTACACCAAAGAGCGAAAAATCGACCTGGCTCAGGCAACATGGATTCATGATCACAGCGATGATGTGTGTAATACCTTGCATGATGAAATGGGATATATCCGCGGACTCTGGATCAAATTCTACGAGCAGATCGGCCGCATGGCCTATATGCAGGCATCTCCCATCGTCAGCTTGTATGAAGGCAACCGCCTGAGACAGATTGCGGATGGCGCGGCGCCGGAAAAAACGCGCGTCATTACCAACGGCATCAATCTGCAAAGATATCAGACCGCGCTCGAGAAACGTCCGGACGGCATTCCACCGGTCTTGGGATTGATTGGGCGCGTGGTGCCCATCAAGGACATCAAAACATTTATCCGAACCATGCGAATGCTGGTCAATGAGCGATCCGACGCGCTCGGCTGGATCGTTGGTCCGGAAGATGAAGACCCCTCTTATGTGAATGAATGCAAGGAGCTGGTCACAAGCCTCGGCTTGAAGGATCATGTCAAATTCCTGGGTTTCCAGAACGTGGCGGAAATTCTTCCGCAGCTGGGTTTAATGGTATTGACATCGATCAGCGAGGCGCTGCCCCTGGTATTGCTGGAGGCGTTTGCCAGCGGCGTGCCCTGTCTGGCGACGGATGTGGGATCGTGCCGCGAGCTCATAGAGGGTAGCGGCGAAGAAGACCGCGCGCTTGGCGCGGCTGGAAGCGTGGTTTTTATCGCCGATCCGGAAGGGGCGGCAAAAGCTGCGCTTGAACTGCTCAATAACACTGCGCGTTGGCGCGCGGCACAGCAGGCGGGGCTTGAGCGCGTGAAGCGCTACTATGATGACAGGCTGATGTTTGACTCCTATCAAAACCTTTACATGCGGGCGCTTGATGTCGCTGAGCCATCTTTATCCACCCCTGTACCGGCCTGA
- a CDS encoding GNAT family N-acetyltransferase gives MALIIRTATEGDAVTVGELTERAYRADGFPISEKYAVRLRDATTRINKATVLLAEMDDRIVATVTLAAHGSPLAEIAKPDELEVRMLAVAPEERRQGVAETLMSAAMKHAQNLGLKALVLSTEPPMSNARRLYEKLGFTRQPDRDWPVGDYDLLVYRRDVDLP, from the coding sequence ATGGCGCTGATTATACGAACCGCAACCGAAGGGGATGCGGTAACTGTGGGTGAATTGACCGAAAGAGCATACCGGGCGGACGGATTCCCGATCAGCGAGAAATACGCTGTGCGACTTCGCGATGCCACCACGAGAATAAACAAGGCCACTGTACTGCTTGCGGAAATGGATGACCGGATCGTTGCCACGGTAACCCTCGCAGCTCATGGGAGCCCATTGGCCGAGATCGCCAAGCCCGACGAGCTTGAAGTGCGGATGCTGGCGGTGGCTCCCGAAGAACGGCGGCAAGGCGTCGCCGAAACACTTATGTCCGCCGCCATGAAGCACGCGCAAAATCTGGGACTGAAAGCCCTCGTTCTATCAACCGAGCCGCCGATGTCCAATGCCCGCAGACTCTACGAAAAATTGGGCTTTACCCGACAACCGGATCGTGACTGGCCGGTGGGGGATTATGATCTGCTTGTGTATCGTCGCGATGTGGATCTGCCGTGA